The Desulfonatronum thiodismutans genome has a window encoding:
- a CDS encoding sensor histidine kinase, which translates to MHNATPLDIASLCLEYPRALSVQKRIHEKIDDYADYNFSSLQSTALNVFFDLAQEFDSFRDLMSVCALIPKVFFNLDCTLYLFQDHHVDHIVICPERGQKPNPAPNIPLFSIPTIHEGHYYLPIKGNKDLQSHLPTDSENHLLGILDIHPADALSDHDRLFLEKYANRVGFQLHNRMISQKNQEHIQFIRSLVKDIGHNVIVPNMYFKLFYRRLESTINALGELADDMRQSPPDGLSVDDARWKQLVARMDYVQDALQDQFGEIQRHYDNTSLFLETLLRRSHFEQGRYVLEKRVCNFKNQIIDPQIARFMTQFEDRNIEIAWAGVPDKEIEVVVDVGLITQVYANLFSNAVKYTAPVRDARGRWVKFLSYGWEDVPNFFGNGLDGVKLNVFTTGPHITGEERKRLFEEGFRAGNTGQEPGTGHGLFFIRQIVELHGGRMGYEPTPMGNNFYFILPKEAPPASPLISQCEYSPNSSPSQSPGS; encoded by the coding sequence ATGCATAACGCCACCCCCTTGGATATCGCCTCGCTTTGTCTGGAATACCCCAGGGCTCTGTCCGTCCAGAAACGCATCCATGAAAAGATCGACGACTACGCGGACTACAATTTCTCCTCCCTGCAAAGCACGGCCTTGAACGTTTTTTTCGATCTGGCCCAGGAATTCGATTCCTTCCGCGACCTGATGTCCGTCTGCGCCCTGATTCCCAAGGTGTTCTTCAACCTGGACTGCACACTGTACTTGTTCCAGGATCACCACGTCGATCATATCGTCATTTGTCCGGAGCGAGGCCAAAAACCGAACCCGGCACCGAACATTCCCCTTTTCTCCATTCCCACGATCCATGAGGGTCACTATTATCTCCCGATCAAAGGCAACAAGGATCTTCAATCTCATTTACCGACCGACTCCGAGAATCACCTGCTCGGCATTCTGGACATCCATCCGGCAGACGCCCTTTCCGACCACGACCGACTTTTCCTGGAAAAGTACGCCAACCGGGTCGGATTTCAGCTCCACAATCGGATGATCAGCCAGAAAAACCAGGAGCACATCCAGTTCATCCGCAGCTTGGTCAAGGACATCGGGCACAACGTCATCGTGCCCAACATGTACTTCAAACTGTTTTATCGTCGCCTGGAAAGCACCATCAACGCCCTCGGCGAGCTGGCCGACGACATGCGCCAATCCCCTCCGGACGGCCTGTCCGTCGACGACGCGCGGTGGAAGCAACTCGTCGCCAGAATGGACTACGTTCAGGACGCGCTCCAGGATCAGTTCGGGGAAATTCAGCGCCACTACGACAACACCAGTCTGTTTCTGGAAACCCTTTTGCGCCGAAGTCATTTTGAACAGGGGCGATATGTCCTGGAAAAACGGGTCTGCAACTTCAAGAACCAGATCATCGATCCGCAGATCGCCCGATTCATGACCCAGTTCGAGGATCGCAACATTGAAATCGCCTGGGCCGGTGTTCCGGACAAGGAAATCGAGGTGGTCGTGGACGTCGGCCTGATTACCCAGGTCTACGCCAATCTGTTTTCCAACGCCGTAAAGTATACCGCCCCGGTTCGCGACGCACGGGGCCGCTGGGTCAAGTTCCTGTCTTATGGATGGGAGGACGTGCCCAATTTCTTTGGCAACGGCCTGGACGGGGTCAAGCTGAACGTGTTCACCACCGGACCGCATATCACCGGCGAGGAACGGAAACGTCTTTTCGAGGAAGGGTTCCGGGCCGGGAACACCGGGCAGGAACCGGGCACGGGCCACGGACTGTTCTTCATCCGCCAGATCGTGGAGCTGCACGGCGGCAGGATGGGCTATGAGCCGACCCCCATGGGCAACAATTTTTATTTCATCCTGCCCAAGGAAGCTCCCCCGGCTTCGCCGTTGATTTCCCAATGCGAATATTCGCCAAACTCTTCACCAAGTCAGTCGCCCGGCTCTTGA
- a CDS encoding OmpA family protein, giving the protein MRKHVLKPLFSLVALLGLLALCLCMATSAIAQTERIVPKAENFLFFIDHSGSMAMSAPSESKSSLAARHDPNKQEKIEVAKEVLKAVNNDIPAIAFNAGLYTYGPFQEYIAPSPYSKDRLNQGIDGLQTQYDIFGRLTPMGLGLKSLDSVVGGLSNRRAVILVTDGESNIGPKPLPVIQDMYAKYGADICFHVISFAQTAAEKALVKQIAAVNPCTVTADLMDLLDDGKRADFVRKVFYDVEVIPAAPVAAPAPAPVEEVIVFRNVNFDFDKYNIKPEFAPLLKEAAEIIKSRPGKRIMVDGHTCNIGPASYNMGLSERRASSVRSFLVNEGVPADRITTQGFGLTQPRFDNNTREGRSLNRRVEIRFE; this is encoded by the coding sequence ATGCGTAAACATGTTCTGAAGCCGCTGTTTTCCCTGGTGGCCCTCCTGGGCCTATTGGCCCTCTGCCTGTGCATGGCAACATCCGCCATTGCTCAAACCGAACGGATCGTCCCCAAGGCGGAGAATTTTCTCTTTTTCATCGACCATTCCGGCTCCATGGCCATGAGCGCCCCGTCAGAGTCCAAAAGCTCCCTGGCCGCCCGCCACGATCCGAACAAGCAGGAAAAAATCGAAGTGGCCAAGGAAGTCCTGAAGGCCGTCAATAATGATATTCCCGCCATCGCCTTCAACGCCGGTCTGTACACATACGGCCCCTTCCAAGAGTACATTGCACCTTCCCCGTACTCCAAGGATCGCCTGAACCAGGGCATCGACGGCCTGCAGACCCAGTACGACATCTTCGGTCGCCTGACCCCCATGGGCCTGGGCCTGAAGTCCCTTGACTCCGTGGTCGGCGGTCTGTCCAACCGACGCGCCGTGATCCTGGTCACGGACGGCGAGTCCAACATCGGCCCCAAGCCATTGCCCGTCATACAGGACATGTACGCCAAATACGGCGCCGACATCTGCTTCCACGTGATCAGCTTCGCCCAGACCGCTGCTGAAAAAGCCCTGGTGAAACAGATCGCCGCCGTCAACCCCTGCACGGTCACCGCGGACCTCATGGACCTGCTGGACGACGGCAAGCGCGCCGACTTCGTGCGCAAGGTCTTCTACGACGTGGAAGTCATTCCCGCCGCTCCGGTGGCCGCGCCCGCTCCGGCCCCGGTGGAAGAAGTCATCGTTTTCCGCAACGTCAACTTTGACTTCGACAAGTACAACATCAAGCCTGAATTCGCGCCCCTGCTCAAGGAAGCCGCCGAGATCATCAAGTCCCGTCCCGGCAAGCGGATCATGGTCGACGGTCATACCTGCAACATCGGTCCGGCCAGCTACAACATGGGCCTTTCCGAGCGTCGCGCCTCCTCGGTCCGGAGCTTCCTGGTCAACGAAGGCGTTCCCGCGGACCGCATCACCACCCAGGGCTTCGGTTTGACCCAGCCCCGTTTCGACAACAACACCCGCGAAGGACGCTCCCTGAACCGTCGCGTGGAAATTCGCTTCGAATAA